DNA from Mesorhizobium sp. DCY119:
AAACCTGGATGCAACACTTCATCGGTGCGGGACTGGCCGACTTCGAGGCGCTACTCGAAGGCGGGAGATTTTGCTTTGGCGACACGGTCACGATGGCGGACATCTGCCTCATGCCGCAGATCTACAATTCCATCCGCTGGGAGGTGGATATGACGCCGTTTCGTAAGATCGGCGCCATTGTCAAACATCTTGAGCTGCTGCCGGCATTTCGTGCCGCCCATCCCGAAGCCGTGCGACGCTAGGGAATCGCGACGGAAAGCGACTGCCGGCCCTCGACGAAAGCGATGCAAAATCCAAAACCGAAGCAGGTTGCACATCCTTGATTCAGGCAGTTCGCCTTGCCGGTCCAGGCCCAACGTCCGCCACCGCTAGCGGCCGGGAGGCGGCCCGTCGGTCATTGCAACGCGGGCACGAGGGAGGCGACCATTGATGCGAAAGAAGCAGGACCAGAATTCTGGCCCTGCTTCTTCAGGCTTTGTCGTCTTGGAGGATTATTGCGCAAACAGTTGCTTGAGCTTATCGATCGGCAGCGAGGATGCGAGATCTGCGTCCGGCGGCATCGACGGATCGCACTTCGGATCAAGACCCTCCTCGCTGTTGGCAAACGGAAAGGCGACAAGTGCGCGCGGCTCAGGGTTCTCCACGCCGGCACGGGCGGCCATGGCGGCACGAAGCGCGAACCGGACGTCGGCGGTCGTTCCGCTTAGAGCAAGCTGGGGCCAGGCCTTTCCGGCGGCCTTGGCGTCCATGTACTTGCAGCTGTATTCATTGTTCGTCGCAATGAAGGCCATCGCCGGCATCGGCAGACCTGCGGCTTCATAGGCCTTCATCGCGGCGAGGCTGGTGACGCCGTAGTCGGAGCCGATTGCATCGATCTGCGGGTATTTGGCGATCAAACCCGCCACTGCCTTCTGGGCATCCGCCGGGTTCCAGTTGGTGACGATGAAGTTGTCGTCGAGCAGTTCAACATCGGGATAGGCCTTGAGACCTTCCTTGTAGCCATCCAGGAACGTAACGGACGAAGCTGAACCCGGAAGACCGCCGAGGAAAACCGTCTTTCCTTTTTTGATGGTCTTACCGACCCATTCTCCGAAAATTTTACCCGCGGCGTACGCATCCTCATATGGGTTGGCCACGTAGTCGACACCCATCTGGCCGCCGAGATTCGAGAAATATGGAACCATCGTCACGCCGGCTTGCGTGGCAGCCCGATAGGCCGGGATGGCCGCGTCACCGAAGTCCGTAAAAGTGACGATGACCTCATATCCTTGAGCAGCAAATCCGTTGATGGCCGCGTTGTAGGCCTGAGCGTCACCGCCGGCATCGGAATAGACGACCTCGGTGATATTGGAACATTTCGAGGCTTCGTCCTTGATTTCGGCGAAGGCGGTCTTGCGCCACGAATTGCCGCCGTAGCCGTCGATCAAGGCCACCCGCACAGGCTCGGTGCCGCAGAACGGAGTGATATCGCCATGTTTATTCACGAAGACAAAATCATCTGCGAATGATGTAGTAGCAGACAGGGAAGCAAGCAGAATGGAGCCGGCGCCCAATGCCTTGCGGCACTTATCGATAGTAGACATGTTTCTCCTCCAAAAGGCCCTAGTCGCTGCCTATCCCGGGTCTTGGCCCACTGACGCAGGAACATTTACGATTTCCGCCTCGCTTCGGCCGCTTCGTC
Protein-coding regions in this window:
- a CDS encoding substrate-binding domain-containing protein, with the translated sequence MSTIDKCRKALGAGSILLASLSATTSFADDFVFVNKHGDITPFCGTEPVRVALIDGYGGNSWRKTAFAEIKDEASKCSNITEVVYSDAGGDAQAYNAAINGFAAQGYEVIVTFTDFGDAAIPAYRAATQAGVTMVPYFSNLGGQMGVDYVANPYEDAYAAGKIFGEWVGKTIKKGKTVFLGGLPGSASSVTFLDGYKEGLKAYPDVELLDDNFIVTNWNPADAQKAVAGLIAKYPQIDAIGSDYGVTSLAAMKAYEAAGLPMPAMAFIATNNEYSCKYMDAKAAGKAWPQLALSGTTADVRFALRAAMAARAGVENPEPRALVAFPFANSEEGLDPKCDPSMPPDADLASSLPIDKLKQLFAQ